In one window of Spartinivicinus marinus DNA:
- a CDS encoding DUF2066 domain-containing protein — protein MKLIKQLLLSCLVSICMIQQGVAEVDRQFYETVVPLADETEASQQQAIQAAFKQVVTMVTGSEEVLSHPEIQAASAEASRYVVKYGEQRQASDGEQASLKQLAVSFDPTAVRLLLKKNGFNAWDQQREETLVWLIEEKPGGKRQIFSSEDEEETTIDALKAQAKQHHIPLILPIMDFEDSSSLSEVDAWGLFSDAINKASTRYQAKSVLAGRIYAISANQYSGRWVLLLQGNQYVEDLSKVSMQDFMQAGIKLVASKLSGAYTKQQVNQADPATTTGGLQLTVQGVQGLTAYASVSKFLEKLAVVEEVSLLEVTDSQASFELVLKGDVNALQDELETSGYMQLIDAPQSTEGASRQLVYQWVKE, from the coding sequence ATGAAACTTATAAAACAGTTGCTATTGAGCTGCTTGGTAAGCATTTGCATGATCCAGCAAGGGGTGGCAGAAGTGGACCGGCAGTTTTATGAAACAGTGGTTCCGCTTGCAGATGAAACAGAGGCGTCTCAGCAGCAAGCGATTCAAGCAGCATTTAAGCAAGTGGTTACAATGGTAACCGGCAGTGAAGAGGTGTTAAGCCACCCTGAGATTCAAGCGGCATCAGCAGAAGCCAGTCGTTATGTGGTGAAGTACGGTGAGCAACGCCAGGCCAGTGATGGGGAACAGGCATCATTAAAACAATTGGCGGTGAGTTTTGATCCAACTGCCGTACGCCTGTTGTTGAAAAAAAATGGTTTTAATGCCTGGGATCAGCAACGGGAAGAAACGTTGGTTTGGCTGATTGAAGAAAAACCAGGTGGTAAAAGGCAGATTTTCTCTTCAGAAGATGAAGAGGAAACTACCATTGATGCTCTAAAGGCTCAGGCAAAGCAGCACCATATTCCACTTATTCTTCCTATAATGGATTTTGAAGACAGTAGTTCCCTGTCAGAAGTAGATGCCTGGGGACTGTTTTCAGATGCAATTAATAAAGCGTCAACCCGTTATCAGGCAAAGTCAGTACTGGCGGGACGGATTTATGCTATATCAGCAAATCAATACAGTGGACGTTGGGTATTATTGCTTCAAGGCAATCAATATGTTGAAGATTTGTCTAAAGTGTCTATGCAAGACTTTATGCAAGCAGGGATCAAGCTGGTCGCTAGCAAGCTATCTGGAGCCTATACAAAGCAGCAAGTAAACCAAGCTGATCCTGCAACAACGACAGGCGGGCTTCAACTGACAGTACAGGGAGTACAAGGGCTGACGGCCTATGCTTCAGTCAGCAAGTTTTTGGAGAAACTCGCTGTTGTTGAAGAGGTGAGTTTGCTGGAAGTGACTGACTCGCAAGCAAGCTTTGAGCTAGTGCTAAAAGGTGATGTGAATGCATTGCAAGATGAGTTGGAAACCAGTGGCTATATGCAATTAATTGATGCGCCACAAAGTACTGAAGGTGCATCACGACAGTTGGTGTATCAATGGGTGAAAGAGTAG
- a CDS encoding CDP-alcohol phosphatidyltransferase family protein, with product MSPALSLSYIPNVLTVIRLLLVIPVALALWWRAYQLAFILFIVAGLSDGLDGFLARRFNWHSRFGAMVDPLADKLLLVVTYIMLTLTSIIPWWLTAVILGRDFIIVSGAVAYHHLVGPYDFKPTSLGKLSTFCQIILAILLIINLAMIVSIPIWLAEGLILITLTVTILSGADYVWVWGRQYLRERAKV from the coding sequence ATGAGTCCTGCTTTGAGTTTAAGTTACATTCCAAACGTGCTTACAGTGATCAGGCTGCTGTTGGTTATACCAGTAGCCTTAGCCCTATGGTGGAGAGCATATCAACTGGCATTTATCTTGTTCATTGTCGCAGGGTTGTCAGATGGTCTGGATGGCTTTCTTGCTCGACGTTTTAATTGGCACTCCCGATTTGGAGCAATGGTTGACCCGTTAGCTGATAAGCTCTTGCTAGTCGTTACCTACATCATGCTAACGTTAACCAGCATTATTCCTTGGTGGCTAACGGCTGTTATTCTAGGTAGAGACTTTATTATTGTGAGTGGCGCTGTCGCTTATCATCACTTAGTGGGCCCTTACGACTTTAAACCGACCTCCCTTGGAAAACTCAGTACCTTTTGTCAAATTATATTAGCCATACTGTTGATCATTAATCTGGCTATGATTGTGAGTATCCCCATTTGGCTGGCGGAAGGATTAATACTAATTACGTTAACAGTTACTATTTTAAGTGGCGCTGACTATGTTTGGGTATGGGGGCGACAGTATTTAAGGGAACGGGCAAAAGTATGA
- a CDS encoding AI-2E family transporter — MITDSQRWFILGILLIVIALIYLLKPILPPFLVGMVLAYLGDPIADKLEAKGLSRTWAVTIVFTVLSFVGTLLLIILLPQLILQIKNLIQNLPIWQQWLQVNVIPILHTQLGIEPSAFKLDTITQHITATWRDAGSFLTPIIKSATASGVAIVTALANLFLVPVVTFYLLRDWDIMMAKISSLLPRSIEPVVRQLASECDEVLGAFLKGQLIVMLCLGLIYSTGLWIVGLQFAVIIGLIAGLASIVPYMGFAIGIGAALIAAAFQFDSMLPFVGVVVVFIVGQILEGMVLTPLLVGDRIGLHPVAVIFAILAGGQLFGFVGILIALPVAAIIMVLLRHLHDIYKLSDLYHTAPEPTQQDD, encoded by the coding sequence ATGATTACAGACTCACAGCGCTGGTTTATTTTAGGGATATTACTGATCGTAATAGCTCTAATTTATCTACTAAAACCCATTCTTCCCCCATTTTTAGTTGGTATGGTGTTAGCGTATTTAGGCGATCCGATTGCTGATAAACTAGAAGCAAAAGGGTTGAGTCGAACTTGGGCAGTAACAATAGTTTTTACTGTATTGTCATTCGTGGGCACTTTGTTATTGATAATTTTGTTGCCTCAATTGATTTTACAAATAAAAAACCTAATTCAAAACTTACCTATCTGGCAGCAATGGCTGCAAGTGAATGTGATTCCTATATTGCACACCCAGTTAGGTATAGAGCCAAGTGCATTCAAGTTAGATACGATTACCCAACATATTACGGCTACTTGGCGCGATGCCGGTAGCTTTTTAACGCCAATAATTAAGTCAGCCACAGCATCGGGTGTGGCAATAGTCACAGCGTTGGCGAATTTGTTTTTAGTGCCAGTTGTCACATTCTATTTGCTTCGAGACTGGGACATCATGATGGCAAAGATTAGTAGTCTATTGCCTCGCAGTATTGAGCCTGTAGTTAGGCAGCTGGCTAGTGAATGTGATGAAGTGTTAGGTGCTTTCTTGAAAGGCCAGCTTATAGTTATGTTGTGTTTAGGGTTAATATACTCCACTGGCCTTTGGATAGTTGGCTTGCAGTTTGCTGTGATTATTGGGCTGATAGCAGGGCTGGCGAGTATTGTGCCGTATATGGGATTTGCCATTGGTATTGGTGCTGCATTAATTGCAGCGGCATTCCAGTTTGATAGTATGCTGCCTTTTGTTGGGGTAGTGGTTGTTTTTATAGTGGGTCAAATTTTGGAAGGGATGGTATTAACCCCCTTATTAGTAGGTGATCGGATAGGATTACATCCAGTAGCGGTTATTTTCGCTATTCTAGCCGGTGGTCAGCTATTTGGGTTTGTTGGTATTTTGATTGCCCTTCCTGTGGCGGCGATTATTATGGTGTTGTTGCGCCATCTCCATGATATTTATAAACTGAGTGATTTATACCATACTGCGCCAGAGCCTACACAACAAGATGATTGA
- the hda gene encoding DnaA regulatory inactivator Hda, which translates to MSLPVQLPLGIYLRDDATFANFYAVGNEAVVAAIDLEQTSLDNIEPVVFLYGPGGVGCTHLLQAACHQADSVKMTSVYLPMSELLDCDTALLEGLEALDLICIDELEAIAGDPVWEEALFHLFNRIRQIGNRLIVGATQSPNHLPIQLADFKSRLNWGLVLKINGLSDKDKVGVLMLRAQQRGLELTEDVARYIIYRSPREMVKLFDVLNQLDSASLSAKRKLTIPFVKATMEW; encoded by the coding sequence ATGAGTTTGCCTGTACAACTCCCGCTGGGCATTTATTTACGGGATGATGCGACGTTTGCCAACTTTTACGCGGTTGGTAATGAAGCAGTCGTCGCGGCAATAGATCTAGAGCAAACAAGTCTGGACAATATAGAGCCGGTGGTGTTTCTGTATGGTCCCGGTGGGGTTGGTTGCACCCACTTGCTTCAGGCTGCCTGCCACCAGGCAGATAGCGTTAAAATGACGAGTGTTTATCTACCAATGTCAGAGCTGCTTGATTGTGATACGGCATTACTTGAAGGCCTGGAAGCGCTTGACCTGATTTGTATTGATGAGTTGGAAGCTATTGCAGGTGATCCTGTCTGGGAAGAGGCGCTATTTCATTTATTTAATCGCATTCGGCAAATTGGCAATCGTCTTATTGTGGGTGCTACTCAATCACCTAATCACTTACCTATTCAGTTAGCGGATTTCAAGTCACGGCTTAATTGGGGGCTTGTATTAAAAATTAATGGCTTATCTGATAAGGATAAAGTGGGGGTATTGATGTTGAGAGCCCAGCAGCGTGGGCTTGAATTAACAGAAGACGTGGCTCGTTACATTATCTATCGCTCCCCCCGTGAAATGGTTAAGCTGTTTGATGTATTAAACCAGCTTGATTCAGCTTCACTCTCAGCCAAAAGAAAGTTAACTATTCCTTTTGTAAAAGCCACTATGGAGTGGTAG
- a CDS encoding DUF3299 domain-containing protein: MAKLNVKAALMSAVLLFSPALTQADVKTLQWEDLVPEDMRKAFLEEQAPKDINALAEALTKQAKEKTKGTASAPVVVALDKKEVKLPGYIVPLDMKDDGSITEFLLVPYFGACVHVPPPPPNQVVHVIHEKGLNPDALYDPFWVTGTLSITGIETELAQAGYTMKAKQVELYTEPAEEEQPPASKEQQDKPKKQGSQSQDQTEPAEQKNSTTSEKPSSDKKAG; the protein is encoded by the coding sequence ATGGCTAAATTAAATGTCAAAGCTGCACTAATGAGCGCAGTGTTATTATTTTCACCCGCACTCACACAAGCAGATGTAAAAACGCTCCAGTGGGAAGACTTAGTACCAGAAGATATGCGTAAAGCCTTTTTGGAAGAACAAGCACCAAAAGACATTAACGCCCTAGCTGAAGCGCTAACCAAACAGGCCAAGGAAAAAACCAAAGGCACTGCTTCTGCTCCTGTCGTAGTTGCTTTAGACAAAAAAGAAGTCAAACTACCTGGCTATATTGTGCCACTTGACATGAAAGATGATGGTTCAATTACTGAGTTTTTATTAGTGCCTTACTTTGGTGCCTGTGTCCATGTGCCACCCCCACCACCTAATCAGGTCGTTCATGTTATTCATGAAAAAGGTCTTAATCCAGATGCATTGTATGATCCTTTTTGGGTGACAGGCACTCTAAGTATCACTGGGATTGAAACTGAGCTGGCGCAGGCAGGTTACACAATGAAAGCCAAACAGGTTGAGCTGTACACTGAGCCAGCAGAAGAAGAGCAACCTCCCGCAAGCAAAGAGCAGCAAGACAAGCCGAAAAAACAAGGCTCTCAAAGTCAGGATCAAACTGAACCCGCTGAACAGAAAAATTCTACTACCTCTGAAAAACCAAGTAGTGATAAGAAAGCAGGTTAA